The DNA region gaaaattttaaaaaacaaaaaaggtcTTCTAAAAACTTTGATCTACATTGATCATATGGTTTTCTCAGGATAATAAGTTTcgttttaaaatcaaaaaatcgAAGAATTACGTGGAAAAATTCGTAATCATTCAAATATCATATTGGTAATTCAGTTTTATGCTCCGAGTTTATTTCAGAGCGTCACAAACGTTCTTATGAGCTTGTAATTTTTCACCTTGAACATTGGTAAAACTGTTTTATGGACAGCTTGAGCCCTTAAAATTTTCAAAGTGCCCAAGCCAAAATATATGTTTCCGGAACATTAGTCCTAAAACAAACAACCGTTGATTTACCCTTAGAATCGATCGATGTGTGGCAGCAAATAGGATATttggaaaaaatttaaagaCGGTTGCTTAAATTCATTATTTAATACGATAATTTTTCGAAAGCTAAAAAAGCGGTTTTAATAATGGAAGCTAAAAAGAGTGTGGAATTTCTTAAATTGTAGAAAATTTCATAATCGAGGGGGTCACATAATTCTCATCCAAGCATAGGCTTGTAGAATTTGTATTGAAGAAGAATTGTTTGTCTTaggaatacaaaaatatatagatcAGTAAAACGTAAACCAAACTATCCTATGTGCATCAATATAAGTTTTACACGACTAAAGTGATTTCTGTAGGGTAAATTTGATCTTTTCAAACATCTGCTGTCGTGTCggtatacatatgtatgtatgaagTATATACATTTAAGGAACACAAGTTGTTTTTTCCGGAGTATATTTAGTTTGTTAGGCTTTCTGTTAGAAACCTATACATAACTTAGCTTAAAATGTATATTCATTTAAAGAAAGTTTTTCTACAATCTTCTTTAAGCACTAAAATGTAGGCTCGATAGAAATTTGCACGatttttttagttatttaAATTAGAGTGAATAAAAGCATTTAATCTTTAAATGAATATGTAATTTAATTGTGTTTAAGGGTTAAGTACTGTAGCGGGAGTATATTTTGAGAGTCTAGTCGCGGTCACActaaaatttcattattttgGAATTGCGATCAGCAACCATCTGTTGCACAAAAAGCGCCAACAGGTTCGAGCCGGTTTGACAGGGATAGCAAGGACTGATCCATGGTCAGCCAGGATGGCCTACGAGCGACGCCTCCGATCGCAGAACCTCGTGCATCTGCTCCAGAACCGCGAGTCCGGATACACCTGCGCGGGCAGTCAGCTGGGCAGGATGCCCCGGTTGGCCTACGAACGCCCCTTCTACAAGTGCATCACGCCCTGCTTGACCATTGACTCGATCTCGATTCCGCCGGTATACCTGCGCAAGTTCACGCCGGATGGCAGCAAACTGCTGGCCTTCTCGCAGGATCAGCGCAGCCTGCACATCTACCGCTACAGGGGATTCAGCAGTGCGGCGGTGGGCGAACTGATCCGCCAGGCGGACGTGGGCAGTGGCGAGTGCTTCAGCAGCCAGGACAGCGCCCTCAAGAGCACGATCTTTGAACGCCTGTTCGCCACCAAGGAGGCACTGAGTCTGCGACTGTGCCAAGGCGACTACAGCCTCTACTATCTGCACCGGGAGTTTAGTGTGTTCCTGGAGGAGGGCCGGTATGTCCTGCTGGCAGCCATGTCCGTGCTGCGTAGTGCTCTGCCCTTCGACGACTACGTCCGGTATCCAGATCTCTTCGACAAACTGGACGCCTTCTCCTATGTGTTCTTCGTCGTGGATCTGAAACTGGGCGTGGTAACCGACAGGCTCCTCCTGGCGCACGACTCCATCGTGATTGCCCACAATCATGGCATTTCAGTCTTTGGCTCCAAGGTGGCGATCATGTCGCGGCTGCATCAGTGCATCTACGTCTACTCTGTGGCAGAGGGCAAGTTCCACAAGCAGGAAACGATTGGCCCCCGACCGCGAAACTTTATCGAGAAGGCTCCCACCAGTATTGAAAACCTGGATGCGACCACGGTTCTGCCCATTACGCACATTAAACAGCGCGTTCTTAGCTTCCTTTACCGCCAAATTGACCTCAATAGCCCCAGTGCCAAGGAAAAACTTAAGGAGTTTTACAAAAACTTTGAGTTTGTAAGTCATATGGTTATAAGTTTAGATTTTTACGTATTCGAAAATGTCCCAAAAATATCTTTTAACCGTTATTTTAGTGATCCTGAAATCCTCAAGACATTTTTAAACAccttaattaaaatgaaaactgCATTTAAGTAGAAAACCATATCTAACAAGTTTCCTTCATTAGGTTGAGCACATGATTATGGAGAGAATGCAACTGGTAAACAAGGAACTTCTCCTTTTGCGCTACGAAGAACGTCCAAAAGACAGCGATACCATGCCAATGGCCCAATCACCCCGCCGCTTGTATGTGTTCTACACGATATCTGCCGAGGAAGTAGTTGGTGTGTATCCAGATTATTCTGTCGACCTGCTGCAAATCATACTGCAGTTCTACGATGAGATGAGCAATGTACGATCGCTGCAAACCGGAGACGCGCCCTCACTGCCCCTGCATTTCTTCCTTAAACAAAACTTCGTGGACGCCAACGACTCGATTCTCTTCGTCCGACATGCGGCGTTGCGATTTAACCCCAGCGTTCCCGTAAGCTCCCAGAGCCTCTCGCCATCTCCTTATCTGAGGTTCAACGAATTCAGCTTCGACGATCGGCACGTATCGCCCCTGGAGCGACCCAATCCCTGCTCCGCCGAACCCATTGTCTTCCGAGATCGGACCACACAGTCGGTCAAGTTCAGGCTGCACGCCACGGCGCGCAGGCAAATCAACTCTTTGGCACCTCGGGAACTGTGCGCCTTTATTTGGCATCCGTTCGAGCCGCTAGTACTCagcattcagaaatgcatgaACAGCTACGCCTACCATGTGCATTTGTACAATCACGGCACGGTAGTGGAGCAGGCAAGTGCCTAATATGccttatatatttaagtagaATACTGTATAGtatcttttatattatattgaTAGTATATGTGATATGTTTACCGACATTTGATAAAGACAttaatttgttgtttttggaATAGAGAAACTTATCTGTTATTTGGGAGTGCAGCAAAACATTtgttcgattttattttactcAGGATCTTTAATAACCAAATTATCTATCCTTAAAAGGTAAATGAaacaattacatttttttcttatttgtatTGAATGTTCAAAAGGTCTATGCCGAGGTTGAGTGGTGACCATCCTCGTTGTATTCCTTGTTGACTTTAAGGGAATGATTGATAACGCTTGAGCCGCCTGGAGGATAGTTTGACGAAGGACCTGTTCCTTGGCCAGGCGCCGGCTGCTGAGGCTGATTTGGCGAATTTGGGTTATAGCCTGGGTTCTGTCCAGTCCCAGCCTGGGGATAACCCGGCGGTGGAGGTGGTGGAACTAGGGTGTACGGATTGAAGCCGGGAATGGGTGGGTAGCCGGGCGATGGGTAGGCGTGCATGGCGGAAGGTAGGTACTGTGGATACTGCGGATTCGGCGGTGGGTAAGGGTATGGATAGGGGTTGTACTGATACGGCTGCCCATAGCCGAAGGGCATGGGATATGCAGGATAATTGTACTTGTGCTCGGTAGTCGTATACTTGTTTTTGTGCTTGCTCTccccgctgctgctgctttcgCTGCTATCACTGTCCGCCCGGACCCCGCCGTACTGGCATACCAGTACCAGGAGGACTCCAATCGCAGCCCTGTTCTTCATTGTTTCGGTTAACCGCAAGACGTTCGAATAATCAGAGCTCACGGGTTTGACTAAATCTTAGACAAGAAAATACCTTGTCCGTTTAGACAATCCAAACAGCCAGCGCGTGCGTTGTTTTTTGATAAGTAGACAAAAACATACAAATCCGACAAGGTTGCAGCCGAGTCTGCTAAACTAATTCCCTGTAAAATGTCCATATTTTGGAAACTGTTTTTTAGTAATTATAAACAGATCGGTGTATTTTTTGTCTACCTAAATGgagtattaataaaaattttttttatataagaGTTGAAATTTAATATCATAATCATGTTAACAACTAAATGGCGATTCAAAGTATACCTATTTTGTAATTGTTAGGAACTGGAAATTATTTGCGTAGCTTCTAGGTGTCGGAACAACCGCATTTCCTCTAGGTTTGTGTTACTTAATAGACAGAGGCTGTGCGGTTATCAACTTGACCATTTGACGgaaattaaacaaaacaatacaTACGAATAATCCTAATAGGCGACAATGAAGCTCTGAAAATTTAACCATATACAATTTAAAACGTAGTGTTAATCATAACTGAGATATAAATAAAGTAATAAATAGGTTTTGTGCAAATGGGATGAACAAGATAAGCCGTATTATCTTCTTGTTGAGTCAACAAACCGGATGCTGCTGTAAATGTACACACGAATTAGGTTCTCTTTCTCCAATCAAAACAGACTGGTTATAAATAACTTTTGAAAGATAAGGTTTTGGGAAATACCCTATGTATTTCTCGATGGTCGTAAttgtaaaatgtatatttGAAAGAATATGTTAAATAAACATTAGGCTCAACCCTAATCAATTTGAGGGTTGactaacaaatattttcttgtttactaAAAAGGTAATTTAATCCCCGAGTCGAGGTTATTCGTTGTGTTCCCGTTTTTTATTCGATatataacttatcaaactaaTAAATTGGTGGTTTTGTTTAGTTTTCTCCGTTTTTGGTGGCAGCTGCTGAAGCCTTAAGGCGATTTTCTTTGACCAGCTTGCGCCATTCCAGCCACTTGGTCAGCTCGGGCTGCTCGCTGCTGCCGCCCTGCTGCTCCAGCTGCATGTAGTAGGCCTCGCGTAAGATCTTGAAGGCTTGGATGCTGTAGTATGGCTGCTGGGTGACCGGATCGAAGTAGCGGGCTGGGAGTCTGGTAATCGGACAGATCCCATTGCTGACTTTGGGTGGCGGTTTGTGCCGGAAGATATTCTGGAACACCTTGTCGTTGAAATCGTTCTCGACAATGACGAATGTGCGTTCACATTTTCCGCCGGGATCCTTTGAATCGATTGGAAGATTGGCTCCTCGAGTGGGCTTTCGCGTGGCGGGCATGGTCAGTGAATGGTACCGTATCGTTGGTCCTGTGAACGTGCGCTTGGTGGGTCGCGATTTTTTTTTCTCCAGCTCCATTTTTTGGAACTTTTCTGCAAGTTCAAAAGGAAAATGTCTTATGATTGTTTCAACAAACGCTTTGGGTACCCACCCAGAGATTTAATGTTCTCCTCTTCTGTTATTTTGGCCTCCTCCAGCAGCTCCTCCTGCGTGGGCATGCAGTCCTCCACACGCACCTTCTTCTTCTTGCGCTTGCGGGCATCGTCCAACTCCTTGAGGCGGATTTTCGTGGCCTGCGTCTTGATGGCCGTCGAAGTACGAATGGATTTGCGGCCAGAGTCAAGGACTGTGAAACGAGGACGCACCCGTCGCTTAGTCACCccaccactacctcgtttttTGTTTGAGGCTGGTACGGCCTTTGATTCCTTCTTGACTGCCGGTTTGGTTtcctaaaaatatttcattattattataattttccaAATTTTCCTTAATGGGTCAAAAGGGATTCACAcgataaaatacatttttttttatcaaaaacaTTAAGAACTTAGCTAATGGGGGTTTTGTTTTGCAAGATCTGGGTCAGTTTAACTAAATATTCTGTTATTCGGGGATATTAAAATCCTTACATCAATACAAAATCAAAATACGCCCGAGGAGGGACAAACAGAGCAacaaatataacaattatacTTGTATGACTTTGCTGAAAAATGGTATTTGGTAGGAGAGTTTAGCTgcaatcaatttaaaaatatttaagaatgtTTTAAACGTTTGTACCCTTGTAATTTGATAAGAGCGTGCAATTTTAAGATTGTGGAACCTTGATAAAGAAGTGTTTTGAGAGTGAGTGGCACCTTGTAAGCCTTCGTGTTGACTCCACCGCGTTTCCGCTTTCTTTCGGGCGCCTCTTCCTGGTCTGAAACGAGCTCATCCTGCTCATCGATACTGAAGTCCGAGTCCACCACATCCTCCTCTTCGTCCTTCTGTCTGAGGAAAGGATATCGAATGATTTTACATGTTCGAATTTCTCAATTAAAGCAAGACTCACTCGTATTCCTTGTCCTCTTCTTCTTCCTGAAAGCCGCCATAGGACGTTTTGTAAAAgtcgtcctcctcctcttcgTTCAGTAGGTGGGCTATTTTGTTGCCGGCATTGTTGCGCCGGGAGCGTGAAGCAGCCATTTGTTTGGTCTTATACTTTATAAAACCGTTCTTAACGCAGCAAAtgaataaaatttaagaatTTTTGGCCAACGATTTTTGTAAACAAGCCGGGGAGTGTGACCAGGCTAAGATAATTACAAATACCACGGATGgttgaaaacttaaataaacGCTACTTTTAAAAGTTGTTGTAGCCCTGGTAGCCCTGAcaattttaaggtttttataGGTTTTTCCTGTTATTTACAGATGATAGCTACGTGCTTTCAGCACTGTCACAACTTGTAAAGTACACGAAAAAGGCAACAAATTGATTTTCAAGTCCCACcgaattaatatattatttttgatatttcAGCTAATGCATCTAACGTTCACACTAATCCATCGGCTTGTTGCTTTTCGTTCCGCCGGCCGCCTGCACTTcatagtttaatttaattccaCCAATTAACAGACTGCATTCAAAATGTCGGAACAATGGGAGGTGGTCTCCAAGTCGCGCAAGCAAAAGAATCTGGACAAGAAGGTGATCGCCCACACGGAGCAGAAGCGGATTGCGGCCCAGCTGCCCAAGCTGGAGGAGTTGTGTAGGAATTTCGAACAGAGTGCACCTGGCATTGCGATTACAAATTTTCCCTTTTCTTATCCACAGTGCCAACTCAGCGATATCGCAATCTGTTCGGttccagcagcaacaacaacaacaagtccCATTCCCCCGCGAAATCCAGTTCAAGTGCCTCGTCTTCCTCTAAGACCAACAAATCGCCAGTTAAGAAGAACCCCGTGAAGAATGCGGGTGCGTCGTCGACTCAGAAAAAGTCCACGTCGTCGTCCGTGGGAAAGCCAAAAACCCTGGAGCTGGCGTTGAAGAGCATCACCCGGGATGATTTCGCCGCTCAACTGGAGCAGGTGAAGCTCAGTTGTCCTGGTTCCGAGTTGCGCTGGCTTAGTCATGTAGGTCATTCCACGAGATTCCTACAGATCCAGTTAACTATTTTTTTGCTCCCCCTAGATTGCTCTGTACTTGAATGGCGCCCTGTCCTACGACTGCGATCCCATCTTCTCCGGCCGCTCGGCTCAGTACCCCAGTGTCTTGGCCAGTGCCTCGCTTAAGTATTCTGTTGTGGAGTTTCTGGGGAGCGTGGGCGAGCAAAACCTGGAGTACTTCTTCTACTCCCTGCTGGACAGCATGGCCACGGATCTGAATAACAACCAGACAGTGGCCGGTTACAAGCTGGTCCTCCAGTTGATCGGTCAGAACTGGCCGAGCATTTGCTCCAGGAACCTGGCCAAGACTGCGCTGCTGCGGAATTCCTACCAGAACCGTAGCAACATCTGCCTGAGCATCCTGTGGGCCATTGGTCAGGGCGGCTACCAGTCGCTGAACGAGGGCGTCAGGGTGTGGCAGAACCTGATGCTGCCCAACCTGGAGCTCAAGCAGTACACCAAGTTCGTGGTGGAGTACATGGAGCGGGCTCTAAGTGCAGCAGCTGCCAGAAAGCCGGTGGATTCGTTGCAGCTCAACCAGCAGGAGTTCTTTGCCACCTACAATGCGCTCAATGCGACCTACAACAATCTGCCCAAGGAGTGGCAGCAAAGTCTGAAACGAAGTGCGCGCTTGTTACTTGTAAGGCCCACATGCCTAGAATCGACCATAGTTTTCTGATTCTTTTCTCCTGTATTTATAGCAACACTATATTGACAGTCCCGTGAAGCATGCCAATATATTCCTGACACTCTTCCGCGAAATAAGCGCCAACTCCAAGCAGAATAACGAGATCGAAGGCTGTATTAGTTGCCTGCTCAGCAGCGGCAGAGATGATTGCCTCAGGGTGTGGCGGATGAACTACAAAAAGCAACAGTTGCCAAGTCTATTGCTACTGAAAGCTATAGGTAAGATCTAAGCGCTTTTAATTGTATTGAACATTGGAAAAAcattgaaaaatgttcatttaaatgaaattttactTATAACACAAACATTGGCTTTCAACCCGCCTTAGACGACAATTGGACAACGTCTACCCACGAATTGGCTACGTCGCCTGTATATCACACTTTTCTGCAAGATGTAGAAAATCTGAACGAAGAACTTCAGGCGGGCAAGCGCAAAGATGGCAACTTAGAAAGCTTAAAAGAAGTATTGCTGGTAAGTAcggtttaaatatatatttatgtatcgCATATTTTGTAACGTAAGTCGCTGTGATCCCaactataaaatatttcgtttttgaaatatcacttttaataatttggATACATCTTTTTTATAACGAATATGAgcatttattaataaatttcgGTTAAAAAACGAGTAAAATTTCGCGAAATTGAAATCTGGAACGGAGTGGATAGATTTAAATGTTTCGCGCATTTTATTACACATCTGGGCACACTGTTAGGCTCTCTATCGCTGGTGATGGACATTTCCATTTCCTAGTCTGGTCACATCGCTCTCGTGAAAAAAAACGAAGGTATAAGTTTGTTCAACTGACAACCAATAGTGAATAATTAATTGCAATCGGTGCTAAAAAGAATGACTTGGGCTAATTAAGCACTGCAGCTGGTGCAAGAACTACCTATTAGGCAGAAAACCCCCAAGGATTAGCTGATAACCAAACGAAAGTTCAGAGGGGACGCTGCCAACGCGACGTCGCTGCGAGAAAGAGACGGAAAAGGCTAGCCGGCGTTCGCCCGTAATTTCTCTCAATTTCAACTGGCTTTTTATCGAGAGTGAGCATAAATTAATGGTCCGCACCTTAATTATCGCGTTGTCGCtccagttgttgttgttatttagGCAGTGCAAAGTGCGTTTCGGCCTTAGGTGTGTGCGTGTCATCATTAACGGTTGTGTATGCGTGCGCCCCTCTGCACCCGTATTGGTATTGGTGGCAGCTATAACTGCACTTTTCCCATAGCGTTGCCATGCGGGTTCCAGTTGCCGCTAAATTTCTCCGAGCGGACGTGTTGCTTTCGAAAAGAGAGATTAGGGCATCATGGGATCATAAATCTCGATTTATCAGGCCACAAATTCTTATCAGCACGCCCAATTTTTTGGTGACCTGAAGCTTATTTGTATTTTCCTGTTGACTGATGTGTTCCAGCTGCGATTGGCTATCCGCCGCCCGCACCCCTCCCTCTCGCCGATTGTGCGCACTCTCGTCTTCTCCCCTCTTCTCTTCTCTTCCCACTCTCACTCTCACTGCACAGTGGTGCAGTTTGGCACTCTTACCTGAAATTCATCCAACGCCACGATTGCGAATACCGaggtcaaaaaaaaaaagaagaaagaaCGCTCCGGCCTTCCCAATTTAGGCTGCTTCAACACGTGGCATGACCACTGTGACCCTGATTCTCGCCGGCCTTCTCAATTCTTCTTCATTATGTACCTTTCTTTTACTCGGAAACGAAAACAAAGAAACTTTGAGGCCGTAGGTGGTAGTTCATCGAACTCTTTTGGACATACAAacttttagaaaatattttaggatgggccctcttttttttatttttctttttgcaCTCTTCACCCTAAAACCTCATTAAAAAGTAATATTAAAGTTCACAAAAGGCATAGTCAATCTCTCTCAAGATcaaaaataattcaaataataaaatatctataaaacattttcatctATAAATAATTCTGccaaaacttcaaaaaaattattttttaactagtAGCCTTAAAATGGCAAATGgttaaaagttataaaacgCCAGTTTATAAAGTTCTAAAAAAACGTACGCTGAATTAATACTAATATGAAGTATGcctattttaatttttagtatCTGGACAAATTTGTCCGAGTATACGTACTTACAACTTTTAATTATCCCCTCTCGCGGTTTTAGCTTATTCTCGCATCTTAGGTCATCGCGCTCTTATCCCGCAAAGCATTCCAACGCAATCTTTGTGGCAGTCGCAAAAAAAAGCTCGGTTTAAAAGCTCTCAAAGGCCCGTCATTCTTTTTAGCAACACAATTGCAATGATAAACACAATAATTAATTCAACTTCTCTTGTGAACAGCTGAAATAATCTAGAAATACTCGAAACTAAGTGAAATTAATTAGAAAATGGCTCAGGTTAAACCGAAAAGTAACAAACAGGGCGGCAAACCAGCGCCGGCCGCCAAAAAGGTAAACACAGCGACTGAATTAAAAAAGGCGACCAAATTAAATTCCCCCAGCTCGAAATTCTTATTGATTTTATGACTTTTGTACCTTAAAGAGCGTCCAGGAGAAGAGCAGCGCGCAGCAGAAGAAGAACAAACAGAATGCTGCGGCACAGAAAAAGAAATGCGGATGCTGCAAGTGGACGTTGGGCAGCATTTTCATCATCGCCCTGATTGCCGGAGCTCTGTACTACGACACCGAGGTCAACGGCAAGGGGGTGTTCGAGAAATCGGCCACCGGCAAGGTGCTGAAGAACGCCGGAGTGCTGCCGCATGTGCAGAAGACCTGGTACACGGTCATGGGTGCCGGAGCACGGGGCTACAAGTGGGCGGAGGTGAATGTCCCGCCGTACGCCGAACCGGCGATCAAGACCTCCGGCGACCTGTGGAAGCTGGCGAGGAATGCGGCCTGCAACGTTTACCAGAACGGCAAGGGGTACTTCGGCGCCAAGTGGCCAGTTGTGGCCAAATTCGTAAGTTGTCGATGTGAAGATGAGGTCATATCACGTTTGAGTATGCTCTCTCAAACCAGTTTTGAATTAATCTTTCTGTTACTTTGGGGCTCCTTTGTTAATATGCTTTCTAATTTGTAGATTGACCAATACGTGCCCAATTTGTCTGCCAAGATTGAAGCCTTTGCCGCGGGCGCTAGCGATTTTGCCGTCAGCAGCTACGAAAAGTCTGCCGTGCTGATCAAGGAAAAGGTGCTTGTGTAAGTTTGAGTGGCTGTTTTGTTTGAGAAAGCATCCCTTATAATTCTATCGTTTTATCAGTGGCCGTCTCTCGCCCGAGAACATCAATCTGGCGCTGAACCAGACGCGTAACGCCGCCCTGGAGTACTACAACCAGTTTCACAAAAAGGTCGACGCATACGCCAAGCTCAAATGATTCTAAGCGTCAGGCACGCTTACCTCTCTAAcagcaacatcatcagcagctgcagcagaaGAAAACACAAAACGCGTCATAGTAAATAGGAAGGAAACCCTAATTTTTCGCAATTAGTTAAAAAACCGGAAAATGTTCTACCAGTCGAAACTCAAGAAGCCATTCACATTCATCAACAACTTCTCGTCAAGTCTAATTAAGAAAAAGCAATACGAGCAAATCTTTGTGGATGCCGATAGTGTACACTAACAACTTAGTAAATTCAACCTCTATACTGATAAATTAGTTAAAAATCCGAAAAAATTTCTGTTGTACAACAtttgtttaaacatttttctcCAAGATgagaaaacattatttttaaatttgtttacaaCGGCTTGCGAGTTTTGTAAAAAGTTCTATCAACAAAATTTttgtaattgtaattatttaagTGCGTTTTTTTGTGGCGATGCGCGAAGTGTTAACTAAAGTATGTTAACTGAACTTAACAATTCCAACTGCATTTTGAAGGCAAACAAtagattcaaatatttttatacttttacTCATAGTTTCTTATTTTTGTGTGTGCATTTCTGTAGACTCCAATATTTGCATAAAAGCGCTATCCTTTCGATTCGATTTTAAATCTCATTTGTATATTTAATGGAATACACgattttgcataaataaaataaaattgaaagaaGTGAAGTACAGaatcaaaaatggtttttattAAAGCGCTGAACGGAACAGGAACTCATCGTTGCGCCGATAAACGAATTTGATCGAAACATCACTCCGAACCGGTGTGGTgcagatatttttaaaaaacgaaCCAAATTATTCGCAGGAACGCCGATTCATTTGGTAACTATTTTTTCAAATTCTGTTTGAAAAAAACcctttattttgtttttttttacttaaCAAGCATTCCATATTCTGGGGGATTGTCTGTATTAACTTAGTGTAGTTACTAAGGGAAATAACACTACAAGGTTGTTTATGCTGCCATTATTATATCACATATTGTTTTTGCCCTGGCTTAAACCAGCATATCGACGAACCGGTTCACAAGCCGGAACCTTATCAATCGTTTAGGCTCGAATCCAGTACCAACCCAAATCCAAAATGATTCGATATCGCCATCCAATCCCATTGTTGCGGATCCGACTAAGAATACGTGTTCATTATTAAACAAATTCTGGATCTTGAAATTGAATTGATGtaaattacaatatttgaTACAatgaaagaaatatttttcgaTATTTGCCCAGAAAAATTTCGTTCAGAAACGACATCACacttatattttgaaaatgtgtGTTCAGACGaaaacatttatataaattttggGTTTCTATCATAAAACTGTGGAACTTTATTtcgtaaaaatatataaaatttataaaaaaaaaaaaataaaatacgaaTACTCCAGGCGTGTTTACAATAAAATAAAGCGTTTCAGAGGAGTAAGGGATATTTCACATGACATCTTAGCATtgttttttaagtattttgtCAGCATGGTGCTTACAAGAAGTACAACTGGTTCTCCAATCCGGCTGAAGGTGCGCGGTTAATACTTTCGGCCACGAGGAATGCCAACTTGTGGGCGTACTGGCACACGGCGGGAACTCGGACAGCTCCCGAGTAATTGTAGTACATGTGGGTCATCTTGTAGGCGAGCATCTGCAGCTTGTCGGCGTTCAGTCCCATGTTGTCGGATATGACGTTGTAGCTGGTGGGCGACACCGTTCCTTGACGAACTGCCTGCGACACCAGATAGAAGTCATAACGCTCTGGTAAGGTGATTACATCATCGACCACTGTGCCCGGAAGTGGATTACGCTTGTTCACAAAGTAGCGCGAGTTGATGCGCTTGGACACGATGATAAATGCCAAGCGACAGCCCTCCTCCTTGCCTGCGGACTTGTAAATTTCGTCCAGCTTGGCCCTTAGGAACTTCACTTCGTTGTTTACAACCAGGTGGAGCTGGCCATCACCGACGCCGTCGCGGAAAAAAAGAATGCGCTCTGGCAAGGCACCGTGGTGATCCCGGTAGGCCTTTAGAGCCAACGTCATATTCAGCGACATCTGGTCGGATATCTCTTGGCCCTTCATGTGCTCAGTCACCGACGAGAAGAAACGGCACGATGTCCGCTGATCCATGGTAGCTACCAAAGCCCCATATgacttgtttttgtttttcgatGAGTGGCACACATCGAATCCGACAGTCATCAAGCCGCGAACTGGAAGCTCGATCATCCAAGGAGCACCCATCAATTTGGCGTTCATCTGGATAACCACCTTTGTGGCAATCGACATAAGGCCAGCAGACTTTTCCGGGCGAGGGGCAATTACCTTCAATGTCACCACCTGCGACGGCACTGGTCTGTCCACGCAGGTGCGTTTTTTGATGCAGCTATACCTGTTAAGCAATGGGAAAACAGTTAGAATTGGCTAAGcataatcttaaaa from Drosophila subpulchrella strain 33 F10 #4 breed RU33 chromosome 2L, RU_Dsub_v1.1 Primary Assembly, whole genome shotgun sequence includes:
- the LOC119548014 gene encoding DET1 homolog; the encoded protein is MAYERRLRSQNLVHLLQNRESGYTCAGSQLGRMPRLAYERPFYKCITPCLTIDSISIPPVYLRKFTPDGSKLLAFSQDQRSLHIYRYRGFSSAAVGELIRQADVGSGECFSSQDSALKSTIFERLFATKEALSLRLCQGDYSLYYLHREFSVFLEEGRYVLLAAMSVLRSALPFDDYVRYPDLFDKLDAFSYVFFVVDLKLGVVTDRLLLAHDSIVIAHNHGISVFGSKVAIMSRLHQCIYVYSVAEGKFHKQETIGPRPRNFIEKAPTSIENLDATTVLPITHIKQRVLSFLYRQIDLNSPSAKEKLKEFYKNFEFVEHMIMERMQLVNKELLLLRYEERPKDSDTMPMAQSPRRLYVFYTISAEEVVGVYPDYSVDLLQIILQFYDEMSNVRSLQTGDAPSLPLHFFLKQNFVDANDSILFVRHAALRFNPSVPVSSQSLSPSPYLRFNEFSFDDRHVSPLERPNPCSAEPIVFRDRTTQSVKFRLHATARRQINSLAPRELCAFIWHPFEPLVLSIQKCMNSYAYHVHLYNHGTVVEQASA
- the LOC119548015 gene encoding protein PAF1 homolog, whose translation is MKNRAAIGVLLVLVCQYGGVRADSDSSESSSSGESKHKNKYTTTEHKYNYPAYPMPFGYGQPYQYNPYPYPYPPPNPQYPQYLPSAMHAYPSPGYPPIPGFNPYTLVPPPPPPGYPQAGTGQNPGYNPNSPNQPQQPAPGQGTGPSSNYPPGGSSVINHSLKVNKEYNEDGHHSTSA
- the LOC119546861 gene encoding vacuolar protein sorting-associated protein 72 homolog codes for the protein MAASRSRRNNAGNKIAHLLNEEEEDDFYKTSYGGFQEEEEDKEYEQKDEEEDVVDSDFSIDEQDELVSDQEEAPERKRKRGGVNTKAYKETKPAVKKESKAVPASNKKRGSGGVTKRRVRPRFTVLDSGRKSIRTSTAIKTQATKIRLKELDDARKRKKKKVRVEDCMPTQEELLEEAKITEEENIKSLEKFQKMELEKKKSRPTKRTFTGPTIRYHSLTMPATRKPTRGANLPIDSKDPGGKCERTFVIVENDFNDKVFQNIFRHKPPPKVSNGICPITRLPARYFDPVTQQPYYSIQAFKILREAYYMQLEQQGGSSEQPELTKWLEWRKLVKENRLKASAAATKNGEN